From Bombyx mori chromosome 10, ASM3026992v2, a single genomic window includes:
- the LOC101742270 gene encoding spatacsin, which translates to MEGLNQNEKVIWSCWEEKSPRDVVREAAAKGTHLTLAIKYLMEKNSWNEESARDWFIAEVKVWTVQLLLRKQIFKVLHVLSKVKINPEEHLMSLAETSSAIEYRDFLVEQLEKISKDMLSENIPKWLEFKRHWNLLRYLEKSFQIDGTYKQNKVFGTGKDRIFVNESEVKALTIENIEKYPVSWKTKIATALFFQSFEFSLLEFSSPEEMWSYLVEKNKAMILIRWINVQLSEVVRDKNARYNFFNNESFVQKLLNVDTTGFDTKVLESLDEIFRHWSITHEMIASVSVSKCYAYTKMCIYDTLCSYGIVNDDERDDLYQIISRLAHTQNLKLVDDIFTESCSTITKQHFYVQLAKYCVKNKLYKVLTMCVEGHILDTDLSGVEQEAKDCIELWLLFKSIEQTSDRQSHVLPVYKTCEQIAKDNIHDYITANPHLVLGMILLEDSTKLFDIFSKEDYLHFTDFVLPNKIYKDKLPHLHSVYKKYSDLNQMYDSKDVNVYQLLSGYRGLDVSKIFEFQLINQTTNNLFADKPDRRSLGSLLSNDVDVKAACIKALSQKGTEMPDFANEKLMKRFGYVAKLNHLYYLKQYRPCNASQAFVAQQYQTYNRLQDKSIKSACCEAHALALQNWSDPALTACAVSFVAMIGCNPTRCRVHVSAANMIKNYLVRNGVSEEKANKTVNEYMTKLIQSNDDVAKDILKHLEEITLRSLKVKQENEGKLDMSFVLYESQTMVKFAMLHNLPLPEMQLREFIKTNSWFNFLLFGDVLRYPLQQMLHLSQEFEKRSYAEHLKHIMLHKNTETDCSDKELKSPTNGQRRLSRLNSVEINIKPSGGLEGTFNAYLGRELWEVAAACHGPEDPPAALVKAADLCREPLLVLIASCYEPNAVDVLWAQWVLSSMGPTKRTSNDMQQIIDQQCSSAEQFQRVAELCLYEGYITTLHESMIIFMPDSPLKLLTGFLYRCIRKHHFDLESSKLLTSFILHCQRKYSVESNRLSWQMSKEFLQRVAVSLIKIAISENFDSAYHQREFLRLLAKAEFGKDFLVPSPNFITLFEILKISMETSFVINISRMFEDDFKQHLSESIDVYTSNRNYDVALKIAKLSDLSINKILIAEWTDKYEVLLQKHDGIEEKDLTLFIAECSEAFKRAGVTFKDAVDFLLDYSAKIKDPVQKFYSLKIIMNWFEENLEYGRLREEIEHSMWNAYFKTEPNSIFLNNYANTLHFIATGQKDRNVSNNVGSSNSERPFSMTLNEIEVESDVGNIEKTVLLEEPEAIDGWRKVIFQLLELRLIVDAFRLSTLFKTQPEFRYRPPPCPVQILRSSLKLAEGTCSPYELPQELRLVISSPVLQNKLSISGVSDASFEELVVIQEKQMNAPDSSHLAAREEADRLSALDALAVRSGLSLAKQVASYFRIALQIGWDYSSVLKYQNRALDFINFVNGRARLSLANLVFRTFNIPTKQVAEYLCREMVAAIISPHLVKTSTFRQKEHFQYTLWGYAINSDIEMFLNMRPDACSQIGRLILDHLMAFQKIYKATTVSRVPENALDDSCLDVETLIDEEYQHVEGEEAGSVLTGEGTLLSAETESVYSVSTVYSAGNKLTRDSRRNLFDVITRNNVHVRYEVKSNVRKITKGAKLSSKQVNIIAIELLVMAHECFSCACDTEGVAVTVRSAQALTSRLLAARSWRLMVRLLTGLARYTECAYIFQALRDNHQFEYLLGQFDYMLGQQPDKIAEFKQGLLDFLKNHCPGDTDTYIMVALHFNMYAEAAGVKKKQALNLIEDLEKMALDAARLVSKKPFQPPTWLLIHDNTSTRLLLETALNHCTDAAELYLQGGCTGFAGEMAALAQQIALQISLLNASPTRLILNRTTEKTYRLVSEYLSFMEGLVLLSGRSGEAWRELAYRRALCNDQAYLRDMVTYRPDVAHDMLSRYKTERNKTSVSQAAMTELRNLCR; encoded by the exons atggaGGGCCTAAATCAAAATGAAAAAGTAATATGGTCGTGCTGGGAAGAAAAATCACCTAGAGATGTTGTTAGAGAAGCAGCGGCTAAAGGCACTCATTTAACACTAGCTATCAAATATTTGATGGAAAAAAACAGTTGGAATGAGGAAAGTGCCCGAGATTGGTTTATTGCAgag GTGAAAGTATGGACTGTCCAGTTGCTGTtaagaaaacaaatatttaaagttcTCCATGTATTAAGCAAAGTTAAAATAAACCCAGAAGAACATCTGATGTCTCTTGCTGAAACTTCAAGTGCAATAGAATACAGGGATTTTCTTGTGGAACAATTAGAAAAGATATCAAAAGACATGTTGAGTGAAAACATTCCAAAATGGTTAGAATTCAAGCGACATTGGAATTTACTAAGATATTTAGAAAAGTCATTTCAGATTGATGGCACTTATAAACAGAATAAAGTGTTTGGCACAGGGAAGGATAGAATATTTGTAAATGAGAGTGAAGTGAAAGCATTAACAATAGAAAACATTGAGAAATATCCTGTTTCTTGGAAAACTAAAATTGCAACTGCATTGTTTTTTCAATCATTTG AATTTTCTTTATTGGAATTTTCCTCGCCTGAAGAAATGTGGAGTTATCTTGTAGAAAAGAATAAAGCAATGATTTTGATCCGTTGGATAAATGTTCAGCTGTCGGAAGTGGTACGAGACAAGAATGCTCGTTACAATTTTTTCAACAACGAAAGCTTTGTCCAGAAGCTGCTCAATGTTGACACTACTGGCTTCGACACTAAAGTCCTAGAAAGTTTGGATGAAATCTTTCGTCATTGGTCGATTACACACGAAATGATAGCCAGCGTGTCTGTAAGCAAATGTTACGCTTACACTAAAATGTGCATTTATGATACACTTTGTTCTTATGGTATTGTAAATGATGACGAACGAGATGATTTGTATCAAATCATTTCGAGACTTGCCCATACTCAGAATTTGAAATTAGTAGATGACATTTTCACGGAATCTTGTTCTACCATAACTAAACAACATTTTTATGTACAGTTGGCAAAGTATTGTGTGAAGAATAAACTGTATAAAGTATTGACTATGTGTGTGGAAGGCCACATTTTAGACACGGACTTGTCCGGTGTGGAGCAGGAAGCAAAGGATTGTATAGAACTTTGGCTGCTATTTAAAAGCATTGAACAAACTTCCGATCGACAAAGTCACGTCCTTCCCGTATACAAGACATGCGAGCAGATAGCCAAAGATAATATTCATGATTACATTACAGCCAATCCTCACCTAGTCCTAGGAATGATTTTGTTGGAGGATTCTACAAAATTGTTTGATATATTTTCCAAAGAGGACTATTTACACTTTACAGATTTTGTTTtgccaaataaaatatataaagacaAACTTCCTCATTTGCACAGCGTTTACAAAAAATACTCAGATTTGAATCAAATGTATGATTCAAAAGATGTGAATGTGTACCAGCTACTGTCCGGATACAGAGGATTGGAcgtttcaaaaatatttgaattccaATTGATTAACCAGACCACAAACAATCTCTTTGCTGATAAACCTGACAGGCGAAGCCTCGGTAGTCTGCTGTCCAATGATGTAGACGTCAAAGCAGCGTGTATAAAAGCCTTATCTCAAAAAGGAACAGAAATGCCAGACTTTGCAAATGAAAAGCTAATGAAAAGATTTGGCTACGTCGCTAAGTTGAATCAcctgtattatttaaaacagtatCGGCCTTGTAACGCCAGTCAAGCCTTTGTGGCTCAGCAATACCAGACATACAACCGATTGCAAGATAAGAGCATCAAAAGCGCTTGTTGTGAAGCGCACGCTCTGGCTTTACAGAATTGGTCCGATCCGGCCCTTACAGCTTGTGCGGTTTCGTTCGTAGCAATGATCGGGTGTAATCCAACAAGATGCAGGGTCCACGTATCTGCTGCGAATATGATAAAGAATTACTTAGTAAGAAACGGAGTGTCCGAAGAGAAGGCCAATAAAACGGTCAACGAGTACATGACCAAACTCATTCAAAGTAACGACGATGTGGCCAAAGATATTTTGAAGCATTTAGAGGAGATAACACTTCGCAGTTTGAAAGTGAAGCAGGAAAATGAGGGAAAGTTGGACATGTCGTTTGTGTTGTACGAATCACAAACAATGGTGAAATTCGCTATGCTCCATAATTTACCACTTCCCGAGATGCAGCTCAGGGAGTTCATCAAAACAAATTCGTGGTTCAATTTCCTATTGTTCGGAGACGTGCTCCGATACCCTTTACAGCAGATGCTGCATTTATCACAAGAATTTGAAAAACGTTCGTATGCCGAACACTTGAAGCATATTATGCTGCACAAGAATACCGAAACAGATTGTTCCGATAAGGAATTAAAGTCTCCGACGAATGGTCAGAGGCGGCTATCTAGGTTGAATTCGGTAGAAATT aatataaaACCGAGCGGCGGACTGGAAGGAACATTCAATGCGTATTTGGGCCGGGAGCTGTGGGAGGTGGCGGCCGCGTGTCACGGCCCAGAGGACCCTCCGGCTGCGCTGGTAAAAGCTGCTGATCTGTGTCGAGAGCCGCTCCTCGTACTAATAGCCAGTTGTTACGAA CCAAACGCCGTGGACGTTCTGTGGGCGCAATGGGTATTGTCTTCAATGGGACCCACGAAACGCACATCGAACGACATGCAACAGATAATTGATCAGCAGTGCTCATCTGCTGAACAATTCCAACGGGTGGCCGAACTTTGCTTGTACGAAGGTTACATTACTACTCTGCACGAATCTATGATCATATTTATGCCG gacagCCCACTTAAACTCCTCACCGGTTTTCTCTATCGCTGCATAAGAAAACATCATTTCGATTTGGAGTCTAGTAAGCTTTTAACGAGCTTTATTCTGCATTGTCAACGAAAATATAGCGTGGAGTCCAACAGGTTGTCGTGGCAAATGTCAAAAGAATTCCTCCAGCGCGTTGCGGTCTCTTTAATCAAGATTGCGATCAGCGAAAACTTTGACAGCGCCTACCATCAAAGAGAGTTCTTGAGATTGTTGGCTAAAGCGGAATTCGGAAAAGACTTTTTAG tgccgTCGCCGAATTTCATCACTCTCTTCGAAATCCTTAAGATATCTATGGAGACGTCGTTCGTCATAAACATCTCGAGGATGTTCGAAGACGATTTTAAACAGCATCTTTCTGAGAGCATCGACGTGTACACTTCGAATCGTAATTATGACGTGGCACTTAAAATAGCGAAACTGTCGGACTTATCGATCAACAAAATATTGATCGCGGAATGGACAGATAAATATGAAGTGTTACTGCAAAAACATGATGGTATCGAGGAAAAAGATTTGACACTCTTTATAGCGGAATGCAGTGAAGCGTTTAAAAGGGCAGGCGTCACTTTCAAAGACGCAGTAGACTTCCTCCTGGACTACTCGGCGAAGATAAAAGATCCCGTTCAGAAATTTTATTCCCTAAAGATCATCATGAATTGGTTCGAAGAGAATTTAGAGTACGGTCGTTTGCGCGAAGAAATCGAACATTCAATGTGGAATGCGTACTTTAAAACCGAACCGAACAGCATATTCTTGAACAATTATGCGAACACGTTACACTTCATAGCGACCGGACAGAAAGATAGAAACGTCTCGAACAACGTTGGGAGCTCGAACTCAGAGAGACCCTTCTCGATGACGTTGAACGAGATCGAAGTCGAATCGGATGTCGGTAATATCGAGAAAACGGTCCTACTCGAGGAGCCCGAAGCGATTGACGGTTGGCGGAAGGTGATCTTCCAGCTTTTGGAGCTCAGACTCATCGTCGACGCATTCCGTTTGTCTACGCTGTTCAAAACGCAGCCGGAGTTCAGGTACCGGCCGCCGCCGTGCCCCGTCCAAATCCTGAGATCCAGCCTGAAGCTGGCCGAAGGAACGTGCTCGCCTTACGAGCTACCCCAAGAATTGAGATTAGTGATATCGTCTCCGGTTTTGCAAAACAAACTGTCAA TTTCAGGCGTGTCCGACGCGAGTTTTGAAGAGCTGGTAGTCATACAAGAGAAACAAATGAATGCTCCAGACAGCTCGCACCTCGCGGCTCGCGAAGAGGCCGACCGGCTGTCCGCGTTGGACGCCCTTGCCGTGCGAAGCGGCTTGTCTCTAGCCAAACAG GTGGCCAGCTACTTCCGGATAGCTTTGCAAATCGGCTGGGACTATTCGTCGGTGTTGAAGTATCAGAATCGAGCCCTCGATTTTATAAATTTCGTGAACGGCCGAGCGCGGCTGTCGTTGGCGAACCTCGTTTTTAGAACATTCAACATCCCCACTAAACAG GTAGCAGAATACCTTTGCCGGGAGATGGTAGCAGCGATCATATCGCCGCATCTGGTCAAGACGTCAACCTTCAGACAAAAGGAGCACTTTCAATACACACTATGGGGCTACGCGATCAACTCCGACATCGAGATGTTCCTAAACATGAGGCCGGACGCTTGTAGCCAAATAGGCAGGCTGATACTCGATCACCTAATGGCCTTCCAGAAGATATACAAAGCGACGACCGTATCGAGAGTTCCAGAGAACGCTCTAGACGATAGTTGTCTTGACGTCGAGACTTTGATAGATGAAGAATATCAGCACGTTGAGGGAGAGGAAGCGGGTTCGGTATTAACGGGCGAAGGTACCTTACTGTCTGCGGAAACTGAGTCCGTGTATTCCGTGTCGACGGTCTACAGCGCTGGTAACAAGCTGACCCGCGACTCCCGGAGGAATTTATTCGATGTTATAACAAGGAATAACGTGCACGTCCGATACGAGGTCAAATCGAACGTTAGGAAGATAACGAAGGGTGCCAAATTGTCATCGAAACAG GTGAACATAATAGCGATAGAGTTGCTGGTGATGGCGcacgagtgcttctcttgcgcGTGCGACACGGAGGGCGTGGCGGTGACGGTGCGGTCGGCGCAGGCTCTGACGTCACGGCTGCTGGCGGCCCGCTCGTGGCGCCTCATGGTGCGTCTGCTGACCGGCCTCGCGCGCTACACAGAGTGCGCTTATATATTCCAG GCGCTAAGAGACAATCACCAATTCGAATATCTTCTCGGTCAATTCGATTATATGTTAGGGCAGCAACCCGATAAAATAGCGGAGTTCAAACAAGGCCTGCTCGATTTCCTGAAGAACCATTGTCCGGGCGATACCGACACGTACATAATGGTCGCCCTACACTTCAACATGTACGCCGAGGCGGCCGGCGTCAAGAAGAAACAGGCATTGAACTTGATTGAGGATTTAGAAAAAATGGCTTTGGATGCCGCCAGG TTGGTATCGAAGAAGCCCTTCCAACCGCCGACCTGGTTGTTGATTCACGACAACACCTCGACGAGGCTGCTCCTCGAGACCGCGCTGAACCATTGCACGGACGCGGCGGAGCTGTACCTCCAGGGCGGATGTACTGGATTCGCTGGCGAAATGGCGGCTCTGGCGCAGCAGATCGCCCTACAAATATCCTTACTAAACGCTTCTCCTACACGACTTATATTGAATCGAACTACGGAAAAAACGTATAGACTTGTCAGCGAATATCTGAG